DNA from Mugil cephalus isolate CIBA_MC_2020 chromosome 5, CIBA_Mcephalus_1.1, whole genome shotgun sequence:
agaatatacaatacactcactccccgagaccgtgagtgttattttaaaaagttgactctgactgatgggactacattcaccaacccctacactctcactcactagATGGACGATTTGatcaaaggaggacacagaggggacaaagtctgtctttatcaaatgaagcctctccaacaaagatattacaagaagtaagtggaaccactgtggggggtaacgtagtaaatgcagcAAATGCAGCTTGGAcatccctgaaacacacaactaacgctGTGTTAGctcgtggttagcattagcaagtAACAagacttaacgtaatttcaatcacaatttagtctaacccctaacattatccaggctgaaactgattatACATTACATATTATTCTGACCTGATGTGAAGtgtgttgattgtctcactccagtcctttcttttaatcgccaaagccaaaccaaagttgtctacaactggcagtggctcgTATGTGATAAAAATTCaacttagtgtttttgatttttttggttttggcaccaaaaaatacagcaaagtgacattttcatggCTGAAGGTGGcggtgttcacctcaagcttccccctgttttgcttccagctgacatcgtgacgtcacagtgttgTAGGGGCTAATGAGCATGTTATACAAAAAAttgtaagttttgtttttacaggagaATATGTGCGGGACAGGGTCACTATTTCCCTCGATTTCAATCGTCCACGCCAAGCTAAGCATACCTccattttcatgtttctttacCCACATGACGGGGTATCTCTGTTCTCAACTGCAAGACAACAAATGAGTGTATTTCctaaaatgttcaacttttcCTTTTACGGCGTGCCACACTGGCCAGGATTTCAGTGGCAACCCCATCAAATTTGCCTTTTTTCTACAGTTTAagcttttaaagaaaatataactCACATTGCCAGAGACCATAACATCGAAGCGGATAGCATACGCTTTGTAAAGAGTCCGAAATTCAGTCCCATTCTGTGTCTTGAAATATTTGGCAAACCTGTTTTTAAAGGGAAGAAAAAGTGaccaaaaaatgtaaaaagaaaaccaacagCAACACTGAGAAGACATCTAGTAGAAAAGTGGCCACTACCTGAAGTTGTACCCTTTGGAAACAGCATTCTTGGCAAATGGAGCGTCCAGCCGAGTAAAGGAGTACTTTGGTTGACACTTCTCGACGTCTAGGTCAAAGTTACACTTCCACTCAATGTTTATTCCTATTTCTCCACCCTGAGAAGGAAGGATCAGGGATTGAGAGACACATTTAAGGCCGTACACAAAGATGAGGGTAACCTCCAATAACCTCTGGCTGGAAACTTTTAAGATCAGATCAAAAGTATTTGGTGGCTTAAAAAGGGACAGAGAAGTGGAGGAGTAGAAATATAAAGTTGCCCAAAATGTAAAGACTGGGTACCTTGAGTACATTACTTCCTAGTCAGTCTTCTTAGTGGGATTCCACCACTGGAAACACACCCCAGTTACACAGTAGATAattacacagaataaaaatTAAGTGGATAAACAGTTTAATTTCGATGGCATTTCCTATCCACACACTGTTGAAGTGTCATCGACCGTTGAATGCTTGATGATTTTCAATCAGATGGATTAGGGTAGACACTTTTTGCCATCAATGCAAGCCTCTGACTCTATGAAGCACTGGCTAATGGGCTTTaaacatggaaacagaaaacactgagtGCTCCCGGCTCTTGAGCCTGTGGATCTTCCCCGAGTAAACCTCCGTGGAAGCCTGCTGAGGTCTTTCCCGCAGAAGTTGGTTTTAAAGCTCTTTTATTACTGAAAGAATTTAGTACAATGGAGTCCTGCTCTCTAACATTGCTCTTTTGTCGAGCTGTTTATTCTCCAACAGAAACAGTTAAACAAAAGTGAGCGGTCCAGCGTAGTTAATGTGTTTTAGACCTCTCTGTTCTAGTCAGGAGGGATTATTACTGGTCACCAGCAACaactttcaaatcaaatcaatgcTGACCCAATGCCAAATGTCTTGGCAGGAAATCAggtgttatttaaattaaataaattatgctACTTAATTTTACCAGTTAATTAAGATGCTGGCGTGACCTGTTACGTGGTCATAAACAGAAAGGGAGATGAGAACACCTGAAGATACACCTGTAACTCTGGGACCCAATAGTATAGCCCTCTTCTTGTTCCTTTTTCTACGTATGTCAGCAAAATCTACTGATCCCAATATACAACATTTTAGAGCATGACgagtgaaggaaggaagcttTGGGGACGTCAGCTAAGACCTTGTCTGACAGGGCAGCCACATTCTGGCCAGTGAAGTTCAGCACATCAGCGACGCGGAAGATGGGACAGAAGGGTTGGTCCTGCGGATGGTAGGTACAGCTCCTGATCTGTTTGGATGTCATCGTGGAGGGAAAGTTCCCtctggaaaagaagaaatgccACCGTTTTAAAAGAGCAGGCCTTTTGGACACCTTTGCTGCTCTCATtagttattttttcagtttccatGTCTGCGCATGTCTGCGTAGTCTGGATCTACCTGGTGACATCAAAGAGCGGGAAGCGGACGCTGTTTTTGATGAAGATGGTGAAGTTTTTCACGTCCAGCATTGGTTTGCTGTGGAGGACGTTGTCAgaggaaaaagggaagaagaggaaatcGTCATCGGGTGCACGTTCATGTTGTGCTTCTGTACATGTAAACCTTACATGTCAGGCTTTTCATCCTCGGCCGGGCACCATCCTTCGATCTCACACCGACCCTCTGTCTCATTGGAGTCTTTAAGGCAAGCACCTGTTATCACACCTGGAATGtgaagcagaaagagaagagaaataatgTATTGAACTGGGGATTCTCAGATCAGGTGAAGGGAAACACTCGCAATTTCTGAAGTGATCTGGATTCATGGGCTGATACAGGGATTAGACTTAATAGTTAAGAGCTTGTGAAGACACTGGACGAAAACAGATGCAAACACATCTACtgtatattctgtttttataacTTCTAAGTGTATGTAAACTTTTGGTGTCAACTGTATTTGTGTGCACACTGGTCCTACTCACCATGGGCAAGGATGGAGCCATAATGCTTGTGGCAGTCTTCATCTGTATCGCACTTATAGTAATcagtctgaaacacacaaaaaaataaattttcattTACTGGACTGTTTCAGTGGTGACACAGCTGTTTGATAAAGATTTTCTCCAAGGGtcagtctgtgctgctgctATTTACAGTGAACATAAATAACAACTCTCCTCCACCACCGTAACACAGCTTTCATTATGATTGTACCATCTTCTCtgtaattaaaatagttttttttttttgtaatttaaaaccATATCTCACAGGAGGccatcacaaaaacacatactGCTGATGTTCCTCGTCTTACACATGCTGCACTAATTCAAGTAGGGCTCTTATAGACTGAAGAGAGCTCGATCATCCTTCCCGCACCAAAACCACTGAATTCACGGCACCACTCACTTCATTCGACTCATTATTGCTGTGAGTTATATGTAATTGTTGCATGGctttctaatgactttcttTCCTGAAACCTCTTATTCTAATCCCCTTGTCGATTTAAATGTCTGCAGGTTTTTATCTCCAACGAACAAGATAGTTTGCACGTATTCGTCAGAGGGTTTTCTGCATCAGTCTTATTAGTGTGGAGGCAAACATTTTTTCAAAGTCTGCCAGCCTTAGGTCATCATGCAGGGAGGTCCAGGGCTACACACTCGGTCTCCCTGACGATGTGAGTCAAGAAAAGCTCAAAACTGACAGCGACGAGCCCATGAAATGCAATCAGTGAAACGGGAACTGACCGGTAACTAGTGATTTAAATGCATCCTCACCTCTGGACATCGTCCTTGGAACTGATTTCCGGTGATGATCAGTTTGGTTAAGATGCAGAAAACACCTGCACCCTAAAACATACAGCAGAGCATTTACGGTTTACCACA
Protein-coding regions in this window:
- the p2rx3a gene encoding P2X purinoceptor 3a, whose translation is MGSWMWGFVTDLFTYETTKSVVVKSWSVGIINRIAQLLIIAYFVGWVFIHEKAYQEIDTGIESSVMTKVKGFGYHHDQVMDVADYIFPPQGAGVFCILTKLIITGNQFQGRCPETDYYKCDTDEDCHKHYGSILAHGVITGACLKDSNETEGRCEIEGWCPAEDEKPDIKPMLDVKNFTIFIKNSVRFPLFDVTRGNFPSTMTSKQIRSCTYHPQDQPFCPIFRVADVLNFTGQNVAALSDKGGEIGINIEWKCNFDLDVEKCQPKYSFTRLDAPFAKNAVSKGYNFRFAKYFKTQNGTEFRTLYKAYAIRFDVMVSGNAGKFATVPTLINLVAAFTSIGLGTVLCDIILLNCLKGAEQYKAKKFEEVSDAQIEASLAPSPGSQLSLKPGLKSSYDSGAISLSTADLPV